The following coding sequences lie in one Rutidosis leptorrhynchoides isolate AG116_Rl617_1_P2 chromosome 4, CSIRO_AGI_Rlap_v1, whole genome shotgun sequence genomic window:
- the LOC139840603 gene encoding serine/threonine-protein phosphatase 7 long form homolog produces the protein MAQTNQVRVRSEPIDSSLLFLQAERNHRSYALFTKKLDEEFLIKPRRADLSFWQHISRLQNETIDERVQVYLDNLGLDLVCKLGKQRLDWSLVTAMVERWRPETHTFHLTIDGDVFSGIWYETNDSDWIPFVVTYLGIAPQAIGDRGIKKGRILISVLMAELEEVVGDTIESHQQRARVYILAMMGGVLFSDSNAYDVPLSFLHTILDLSPANRISWGRAVLAHLYRNLCKAATNYEAKAINGSLLLVQQWVYERIPSLTPILKNDVRKIPADLPPNQIPLIRAPYGSRWHGKRTNKNTPAHVLSTFIWQPYDDLLFARLPQQCAADRPLWSYCGAIIFWATVETHLPDRVCRHFGWGQPIPGVEHLLPAQTHHYLHKINLCMKRSADLRTIAPHVTYIAQWNDRANRLFVGRDGGGVSRDYYDWYKTRTVVHITDPGIDEGTNTYPNWAGTTNVYEEGLWKMQDMAFAQMQPNSQPNPQAFYDMPHQLLS, from the exons atggcTCAAACGAACCAAGTACGTGTTAGATCGGAGCCGATTGATAGTTCTTTATTGTTTTTACAAGCGGAAAGGAATCATAGATCATATGCACTATTTACAAAGAAGCTTGACGAGGAGTTTTTGATCAAACCAAGAAGAGCTGATCTGAGCTTTTGGCAGCATATTTCAAGGCTACAAAACGAAACAATTGATGAGAGGGTGCAGGTGTATCTTGATAATCTGGGGTTAGATTTAGTTTGTAAATTGGGTAAACAAAGACTCGATTGGTCACTTGTTACTGCTATGGTTGAAAGATGGCGCCCGGAGACGCATACGTTTCATTTAACGATTG ACGGGGATGTATTCTCCGGTATTTGGTATGAAACAAATGATAGCGATTGGATACCGTTTGTCGTTACCTACTTAGGGATCGCTCCTCAGGCTATTGGTGATAGGGGTATAAAGAAAGGGAGGATATTAATTTCTGTTTTAATGGCGGAGTTGGAAGAAGTTGTTGGAGACACTATCGAGTCTCACCAACAGCGGGCTAGAGTATATATTTTAGCTATGATGGGTGGCGTTCTATTTTCTGATTCTAATGCATACGATGTCCCTTTGAGTTTCTTGCATACCATCCTGGACTTGAGTCCAGCTAATCGTATAAGTTGGGGTAGAGCGGTTCTCGCACATCTTTATAGAAATTTGTGTAAAGCGGCCACAAACTATGAAGCCAAGGCCATTAATGGTTCGCTACTTTTAGTACAACAGTGGGTGTATGAACGAATTCCATCCCTAACGCCAATTCTcaaaaatgatgtacgaaagattccAGCGGACCTGCCACCGAACCAGATTCCACTGATTCGAGCACCCTATGGTTCTAG GTGGCATGGTAAACGGACTAACAAAAATACGCCAGCACACGTATTGTCTACG TTTATATGGCAACCCTATGATGATTTGTTATTCGCCCGACTACCCCAACAATGCGCAGCTGACAGACCCTTATGGTCATACTGTGGCGCTATTATATTCTGGGCTACTGTTGAGACACATCTACCGGATCGGGTCTGCAGGCATTTTGGATGGGGTCAGCCAATTCCAGGTGTTGAACACTTGCTTCCCGCTCAGACGCATCATTATTTACACAAAATAAACCTTTGCATGAAAAGAAGTGCTGATCTGAGGACTATTGCCCCCCACGTCACGTACATCGCACAATGGAATGACCGAGCGAACCGTTTATTTGTTGGTAGAGATGGTGGGGGTGTCAGTAGGGATTACTATGACTGGTACAAGACTCGCACTGTTGTGCACATTACAGATCCAGGAATCGACGAGGGCACCAACACATATCCTAATTGGGCAGGGACTACTAATGTCTAT GAGGAAGGGCTTTGGAAGATGCAAGATATGGCATTTGCACAAATGCAACCAAACAGTCAACCTAACCCGCAAGCATTTTATGACATGCCACATCAGCTACTTTCATAG